Within the Hyphomicrobiales bacterium genome, the region TCTGATCCGCCTCTACTGTCCAGAAGTGATGATCGGCGTTCCGACCGCCATCGAGTTGGAGATGGAAGCGCGCGATATCACGCCAGATGGCGGTGATCTGATCGAGGCCAATGATGAGGCGCCGATCGAGGCCAAGGCGGAGCCCCAGAAGCCCGCTCCGAAGGCCAAGGCCGATCCGGTGGTGACCAAGCCGGAGGCACAGCAACAAGATGCCACCAAGGCAGAGCCTGAGCGCACTGCGGCGCAGTCCGATCTTCTGTCGCAGGAGGAGCGGGGCGAGGCTGTTGATGAGGATGGCGTGGTCTCCACGACCCCCGAAGATCAGGATCGCTTCTCTGCTGTGCTGGACATGATTCTGGCTGAGGTTTCCAGCGGTTCCTCCATCGAGGACATCGAGGACATTTATGGACCGCAGATCGAAGTGCTGCGCGGTCGATTCCCTGACCTCTTTTCGATCTACCAAAAGGCAGTTGCGGCACGGGAGGAACAGAAATGAACATGGTCGCACAAACCAATGCGCAGGAAGCCACGACCAATACAGTTCCGGCCCAGCCGGTCTACCTGGTGTTCGACACCGAGACGACCGGCCTGTTCGACTTCAAACTGCCGGCCGACGATCCGTCGCAACCGCGGCTGGCATCCGTCGCCTTCATCATCGCCGACAAGGATGGCCGCGCCATCTCCACCAGAAAATCCTACATCAAGCCGGAGGGATGGGAGATGTCGGAGGGCGCCGGGGCTGTGAATGGTCTGACGACCGAATTCCTGGCCGAGGTTGGTATTTCGGTGTCGGAGATTCTGGACGACTACACCAGCCTGATCCGAGAAGGGCTCATCGCTGTCGCCTTCAATGCACAATTCGACTGCAAGATGATGCGGTCGGAGTTGCGCCGGGCGGGGCGGGGCGATCTGTTCGAGGATACGCGCAACATCTGCGTGATGCGGGGGCTCGCTCCATACCGCGACGACGGGCTGAAAATCACCGGCGGGTTCGTGAAACTATCGGTGGCCTGCGAATTCTTCGGAATCATCAACGAGTCTGCGCACGATGCGTTGTCAGATGCCGAGGCGGCACGGTGCCTCCTTGAGCGCATGATCCGTGACGGAAGGGTCCCTGATGCTCAAGTCCATTATGCCAAGGGCAAGGTGTAACCGCCATGACTACCGAGAAATACACCATCATCGACAACCCGCCTCCGATGCCGAAAGTGTTGCGCGGGAGTGGCAATCAGAAGGGCGAACTGCGCCTCGCGCTTGAGGCGATGACGTCCGGCCAAGGGCTTTTCGTGCCGGGTAAGGACAGCAAAGCCGTCGGGCCTCATCGCCATTCGGCGATGAAAGCTTCCGGGCATGTGTTGCGGGTCAGAACGCACGAAGGCGGGTGTTTCGTGTGGTGCTTTGCCGCCGAAGAGGCCGCGAAATGACCGCGAAACTGACGCCAAAGCAGAATGAAGTCCTGAAGCACATGTGGGATATGTGGTTCGCGCGGTCCATGACCAAGGAAGCCGAAGACGACGATCTTTTCGTCGAAGCTTGCGCCATTGTCCGACGTGACGGTCGGGCGTCGAATACGTTCCTTCAAGCCGCCTTGGGGATCGGGACCGGGCGCGCCCGAAAGCTTCTGGCGCGCATGGAAGCGGCGGGGGTCATATCCCCCGCCGACGCCTTGGGCGCGCGGACGGTCTATTCGACCGCCAGCGCCGCGCCAGTCGCCCCGCCAGCGCCGACAAGCGGTCCGGACGACCAAACCCACGGCGAAGCGCCAGCGCCCGCCAGCGCCCCGCCTATCGACGCGGGCGACCAATACGCGGAAGCGGTCCGCTTAGTCCGGGCGAACCCCCATTCCTTCGGGACGTCGTTCCTT harbors:
- a CDS encoding 3'-5' exonuclease; amino-acid sequence: MVAQTNAQEATTNTVPAQPVYLVFDTETTGLFDFKLPADDPSQPRLASVAFIIADKDGRAISTRKSYIKPEGWEMSEGAGAVNGLTTEFLAEVGISVSEILDDYTSLIREGLIAVAFNAQFDCKMMRSELRRAGRGDLFEDTRNICVMRGLAPYRDDGLKITGGFVKLSVACEFFGIINESAHDALSDAEAARCLLERMIRDGRVPDAQVHYAKGKV